DNA sequence from the Lonchura striata isolate bLonStr1 chromosome 7, bLonStr1.mat, whole genome shotgun sequence genome:
CACCACAACATCTTTGCTGGACCGGGAGGCCAAATCCGAGTACATCCTCATTGTCCGGGCAGTGGATGGAGGCGTGGGGCACCATCAGAAGACAGGCATTGCTATGGTGAGTGTGGGAAGAATTCCCATCTCCCTGAGCCACCGGTGCCCACCCGGGACTGTGGAGAGCTGTAATGTTTCATTTTCGCTGTGTGAAGAGCACACAATGGCTCCTGCCCTCCACGCCACCCCTGCTGTGGCTCCCAGAATGACTGCCCGGGTGGTGTGAGCTTGAAATCAGCTTGCTTTCCTGGAAAACCACTCACACAGGAGCCACTTGACTTGCCTGTGGATGTGGTAATGAGCCCTATTTGACCTGCAGAAAGCTCCCTTTGTTCAGCTCCCTTTGTTCTCTTGAGAAGGGGCTTACTCGGAGAGCCTGCAGGTACAGTGATTATTCCACGAGGCCTGGCTCAAGGGCTTCCAGCCAGTCTGGAATGCCTGTGCTCCTGGGAAGGTTGTGGTAGAGCTGCACCTTGAAGCCTTGTGCTTTGCCTTGCCCTTTTCAGGCATCAGGGAACCCCTACGTTGGCAAAGCCAACAGGAAATACCAGGAGATCAAAAGCCAATCCTTGGTGCACTTGatgaccttaaaggtcttttccaaccctaGCTATTCCATTATTCTCTCTCACTGCTTATGGCATCACATTTCTTTGGACATTTCATTCATTTGGATGCTCCTGGGATGCTCATTGGGGTTGCAGGAGAGATGCCCCACAGAACACAAGGCGATGCAGAAAAATGTGTGGTTGTGCTGAGGAACAGCCCTAAAACAATTGTCCCTCCTGCCAAGGGCCATCAGACTGGAAGCTCCGTATGGAACCTCCCAGTGATGGCCTTGGCTGGGCACCAGCATGGAGTGTGGAATGCTGAGATCTCCTTTGGGGCTCCAGATGGGATTGTGTTCTCTTATTAGCCTTGTTAAAAGACAAAACaagggcggggcggggggggggggggggaaggtgCCTCCTGATCCTTAAAATGTTAAAGAATATTAAAACTCAGTGAGACTAGGGCAGCAGAGTAAGTTTATCTGCTGGGATGTACACCTGGCactcaaaataataatttttgattGTGAATAAAGGTCCATTCAGGGGCCTTGCAAGGTCCCCAGGTGATATAAAGCACACGAGCTGCTCGGAGTAGGGGTGGGCCAGCAATCTTCCCCAGGGACCTGCGTGGTGCCTTGGCTTGTCCCTGGAGACCGAGGTGTCCAGACTGGCCTCTTCTACCACGgggtggcaccagcagctcagcctggtgTGACAGCGGGACACAGCGAGTGGCAGCAGAGAAGATCCCAGGAAAAACCTCCACTAGGGCCTGCTGAGGGATGGGGGCTGCCAGGGGCTCCCCTGGAGCTGCACCCTTTCCCTCTGCCACCTGTAGAGCCCCACAGGCTGGGGAGAAATGGATGCGGTGGGGAGGTGAGAGACTCCCAGGCAGCAAGATGCAGCCCACAAGCTCACTGCTGTCACTGGGATGCCATTTGTCACACGGAAAATGAGGACAGGTAACACTTTAGGGCACCATCCTCGCCCCTGCTCTTGTCTTCACATCTCCCACCCCCTGTGTTCCATAGCCTCTCCTGATTTCTCATTcattcttggtttttttttttctgtcgcTTTTTACCAGCCACTCAGACTTTTCCTACCTGCCACATTCCCACTGCATCTTCTGCCCCACtgattttcttctcccttctaGTGAAAGACCTGTTTGAAGACACACCTTGTGCCCTGTGCTTGCTCTTAACTGTGGTAAATACACAGGAACAAAACCCAGTTTGGCTATGCCCGAGGAGCCTTGGCTGCAAAGTTACAGGATGTTGATTTTCTTGCAGGTTTTGCCTCCAGAGGGTGAACACAGCACCACAAAACCATAGAAtaattcaggttggaaaaggtCTCTAAGAGGACCGGGTCCAGCCATTCCCTCAGCGCTGCCAAGCCCAGcactaacccatgtccccaggtgccacaacTATTAAATCCCCTGGGGGATGGTGACTGCCACAGCCTGAAACACACGTTGGGTACACCCAGGGGACGTTCCACGCCTCAGGagcctgtgcctcctgcagcagctttgcCTCCTTGCTCTCTCCCAGGTGAACATCACGCTGCTGGACATCAATGACAACTACCCCACCTGGAAGGACGAGCCATACTTCATTAACCTGGTGGAAATGACCCCCCCCAACTCAGATGTCACCACGGTATGTGTGAGGCAGGGTGGTGGTTGTACCAAGGGTTGGCTGGAGCAAGGGGTCACCTACAAACGGGTGTCACCAGTGTCACCTTCAGTCCAGCGCCATCTTGCAGAATTCCATTTAAAAACTTACTCCTGagtctccctgctgctgcccatccCCTGTGTTTCTTCTccctgctgggattttttttttctcctctccaaaTTGTGTGGATTTTGgccaaatcctccttttcttAGCCTTGCCTGCGACCTCCTTCAAGGACCTCTCGGAGAGACTTTGATTTACAGCCTTTCAAGTCCCTCTGGTAAAATAAAAGACAAGAAGAGGGGGAGGCTTCTATTCCATCATGCCAAGAGGGAAATGACGggaacaaaatggaaaataaatgagGGTAAAGTGAAGAGAATCCCTAAAATCATATAAGGAGgaaggctaaaaaaaaaaaaaaaaaaaaaaaaaaaaaaaaaaaaaaagggattttttttgaaaGGGGAGAAGGGTCTGGCAGTGCTGCCCGAGCCAGAGCACAGTGGTTTTCTCTCCTTCAGCCCTGCTGTTCAGTGCCAGCTTGAAGTCATCTTGCCTTTGACAACCCAATTAGTTGCtgggaaaataattattttgtcacCGATCCGATGTAAATTCAGCTGCAGGATGAGCAGCGGGAGCTGGGGAAGTTATAAGGGCAGTGAAATTGGGGTGTTTTTCAACGTAAATGTCCCCTGTAATTAAAAAGGTCACAGGGAGAGCAATAAAGCACAAAATATCTGGCATGGAGAACTCCACCAAGGAATTATTCCCAGCATTCCTGACGTGGCAGCACAAGTTCCTCAGCGTGCCTCTTTGTCccatttactttatttttccaaaGGGTCCTCTTTTTTAGCTGGTGTTATTCAAAAGGTGGAAAATCCAGTTTGATGGCTGCACATTTGTGTCTTGTCATGCCATTATCTCCTGTGCTCACAGGCcaattttggggagatttaacACCACAGCAGAGGTCTGGAGGGTGCAAAATCCCTGCAAATGTCATGAAAATACAGAGCTGGGTGGAGGAAGAAGAactccttgctgctgctgctgcagggaggccAAACTCGACAGCAGCAATTCCCCGTGGGGACTCCCCAGGGAGTGAATTCCTGTCATTTTGTGCTGTTCCCCCACGGCAGGTGGTGGCTGTGGACCCGGACCTGGGGGAGAACGGCACGGTGGTGTACAGCATCCGGCCTCCCAACAAGTTCTACAGCCTCAACAGCACCACAGGCAAGATCCGCACCTCGGGCGTGCTTCTGGACCGGGAGAATCCCAACGCCCAGGAGGCCCAGCTCATGCGCAGGATCGTGGTGTCCGTCACCGACTGTAAGCTCCCACCCCACACTGCCCGCTTCAGCTGCTGAGCTGAACCTTCCCCAGCCTGATTTTGCCTTTATGGCAAAgtctcttctgttttcttctctcctgTTCTGAACAGGAGTGTTTTTGAGGCGAAGAAATGGGAGTAGCTTTAAACCTGCTGctaaaacaaactaaaaacgTCTCAAAATGTGAGCGCAGTCATTCATGTAGCAGCCCTGAGAATGTGCCTGAGAGGCAGGAACTCTCCCTccccctcagctctgctccattGCCATCCCAGAAAATCAATTGAGCAGGTGAGGGAAACAGAGCTGATGggcttttctctggaaatattGCCATAGGGAAACTTTTCATAGGAAAAAAGATAGATATACAAAGataattctttcttttcaggacaaaggggaatggttttaaaccAAAAGAGGAGAGGTGGAGATTAGATGTTGGGAGAAAATTCTTTACTAAGAAGGTGGTGGGAGAGGCTGcctagagaagctgtgcctgctCTAATCCTGAGAGTGCTTTGTCCCAcgccagattggatggggcttggtctagtggaagctgtccctgcccatggcagagggttggaATTAGGTTATGtcgaaggtcccttccaacccaaaccattctggaattctaAGTGTCCACTGGTGGCAGATCATGCATGACAAATCAGGTCCATAACCCCATCCTGCACTCCTGTCTGTGTAGCAGGTGAGGGCTCCTTTTTAGGGGAAGGGGGTGGAAGCAGCTCAAGCATTTACCTTGCAACCCCATTCCTGGCCTCCACAGGTGGGAGGCCACCCCTGAGAGCCACCAGCAGTGCCACAGTTTTTGTCAACCTGCTGGACCTGAACGACAATGACCCCACTTTCCAAAACCTGCCCTTTGTTGCTGAGATCGCTGAGGGCCTTCCTGCAGGCTCCTCTGTCTTCCAGGTGAGCGTGTCCCACTGCTGCCATTCCTCacgctgggagctgctgccatggcTTCTGCAAAGCGGGCTAGCAGCTCATCCTCTCTCTTCTCCGCAtcttctccatctcctccatCCTCTCCATCTCCTTCTCTTTGCCATCCCCTAGCAGTGGAACAGGGGGGATGCAGAAGGGGTTGTGCATCTTTACTCCGTGGGCTCACCCCGGCTAGGGAGGATCCTCCAAGGCCATTTCATCCCTGCCAGCATCCCCGGGGCCAGAGGCACTCGGGATTTCTGTACCATGACTTCCACGGCCAGGAGATGATCAGGGTGCTCTCCCCACCAGGTGGTGGCCATCGACCTGGACGAGGGCCCCAACGGGCAGGTGTCGTACCGCATGCAGGTGGGGATGCCCCGCATGGATTTCCTCATCAACAGCACCGGCGGGCTGGTCACCTCCACGGCCGTGCTGGACAGGGAGAGGATCCCCAAGTATTTCCTGCGGGTGGTGGCCAGCGACGCCGGCACGCCCGCCAAGAGCTCCACCAGCACCCTCACTGTCAAAGGTGGGTGCAGCAAGACCCCCACGGTGTCAGACCTCACTGGAGGAAAGGCAGTGTCTGTAGGAGACTCACTGAGGCCTGGAAACAGGATCAGGTCTGGCTTTGTGCCATAGGGATGGCTCCGTCCCCACAGGCTCCGTGTCTGCTATCAACACACTGCAGAGATGGAGAAAATGTGGTGTTTCTGGCAGGGCCCCCaaaattaaccttttttttttttctccataacCCCATCCCCagtgttgctttttcttttgcttcggCATGTGATTCCCATCAGCTGCGTGCCTGGACAGCCCACGCAATCCCAGTTCAGAGCTGGAGCCTTATTGCGAGGCCTGCCTTTAATTTAATGCCTTGCTGTTTACTGGCTTCGTGCAAGTCTTGTGCTGAAAAAGGATAAGCgtcatctggaaaaaaaactgaCCCTGGATTGTCCTCAGGCCTGAGTTTGGAAAAGAAGTTCCTGGTCTCTGCCATACCCCAGGAAATACTGAGCTTATATTTAAGCCCCAGATATTGCTTTGAATGAGGATGGATACAGGCTTGGTGAAAATAGTAACTTGAATTTCAGTGACGTAATGGTTTTTTGCCCGTGAGGAGGGTGATCTGTGTGTGTCAGAGGCAACCAAATACAGCCTGCAGCCACTCTGCAGGCACCCCCACTGCAAAATGGCAGGGAGAGTCGGGCAGAGCATGCCCTGGgatgctgagagcagcaggcGGGAGGTTtgggagcccagcctggcatctgcaggaggggcagccctggcaggacactcagctctgctctccctttTCAGTTCTGGACGTGAACGACGAGAACCCCACCTTCTTCCCTGCTGTCTACAACGTGTCCCTGCCCGAGGACGTGGCCCGGGATTTCAAAGTGGTCCGGCTCAACTGCACGGATGCCGACATCGGGCTGAACGCTGAGCTCAGCTACTTCATCACAGGTGTGAGCCCCATGCCAGAGCAGGAACTTGGGTTGCAGGAAGGCACAGGCTGCCCCAGACCTCGGCCAGGGTGTTCTGCACTCAGCTCtgccgttcccagcccctccaAACCTTGTCCGGCATCGCCCTCTGCTGAACGGCCCCGCCTGGCTCCCGGCCACGCTGACCACTCTGCTGCCTCTGGAAAAGCCTGAGGATGGGCAGAACACAGCTAGGGAGCAAGGGCTGGGGTGGCTTTCAGCACTGTTTATGGTTGGAATGcataaatggaattttggggcattttcGTAGCCCCAAGGGCAGGTGGGGTTGGGTGGGCAGCAGTGCCACCCAGGCAGTGCCCTGCTCgccccacagctgcagcacctgcaggagGCTGGGGAATCCCCTGGCCACGGTTTGACTTGCAAACTGCACACTGAACCCTCAGGAAGAGGGTAAAAACAGAAGTGTCACCAGAGAGTAATTTTTCCCACAATAGCAGCCTGCTGTTCTGGCCTCTCCTGCCTCTCCATAGGTGAAACAGGGTGTGTTGTCCCACAGGTACCATGGGTCACATGCAAAGTTACCCCAGTTTGCTTCAAAGCATTCAGGAAATGATCCAGCTTTTCCTATGGCCATTGGATTTTTCCTGTGCCGTGAGGCAGAGGGAAGGTGCTCTGCCAGGGACAAGGTACAGAACGTCCTTGCACAGCTGGGCTGACCCTATGCCCAGGCCACAGTATCTGAGGAAgtggcctcaagctgcaccagggaaggttcagattagatattgggagaaatttcttcactgaaagggtagCCAGGTGTTAGgacaggctgtccagggaagtAGTGGATGcttcatccctggaggtgttcaaggccagcttagacagagcttggagcagcctggtctagtgggtgtccctgcccacaatGAGGTGTTGGAATAGGATAATCTTTAGAGTCCCTCCCATCCCGACCCAACCCATTCCAAATTTCTGTTCTACTTGTGCTTTGCTGCAGGTGGGAACCAGGATGGCAAATTCAGCGTCGGCTTCAGGGACGGGGTGGTCAGGACAGTCGTGAGTCTGGACAGGGAGACCGTGGCATCCTACACACTGATCCTGGAGGCCATTGGTAAGGACTTCCCAGGGATCCCACTGCCACACAGCCACCTGTGGTGACCTTGCACATTTCAAGCTGCCTTGCAAGTTTGTCAGAGGGGCAGCAACCTCTGAGGTGCTCTCCCTTTCACCTAGGGAAGGCAGGTCCCCTGTTCCTGAGAGGTTCCACACTGGCCAGGGCAGCACTCTACTCAAAAATGCCAACGCCACAGCATCGTTCCCCTCCTGCCATGCCAGCCCTTGGCTCTGTGGCTGCTGATTAACCCTGAGccacctggcacaggcagagggTCCATGTGCCCAACTCAGCTTGGCTGTCATCCCCAGAGCTTTATAATGATGTGCCTGTTCACAGAGGACTTGGATGTCCCTTTTGAAAGGAGAAGTAAGTGGTCTGGTCAGAAATGCTGGGGGCACAGCATTGCAGGTGccacaggggctgcagcagggatgctTCACTGCCTGGGCACACAGGACTGGATCCCAAAGGGCAAAGGGTGCCCTTCCCATGGGATCACACTGCCTGTGTTTTCCCAGATCCCACAGGCTCCCAGCTGGGTGGGTTTAGTGCTCCCTACAAATCAGGCACGTTGAAAAATCCAGCCCCAATGCCTGCTTCCCAGTGCCTCATTCTTCCTGGCAAATCCGAGAGCTGTGCTGCCATGTCCTTGTCTACTGAACATCAACCCATCCTGGTGCTCTTTGACtgtgagctgagctgcagctatGGAAGATTCATCAGGCTGTCTTCATCTCCCAAATCCCTGGCTCCAGCGGTCCCTTCACTTGGTGTATGGAATTGCAAATCCTCTCTAATGATCAGTTGCATTTCCAGCCTCACTGGGCTCCATGGCAGAGCTTGGGAGTGGtttgactttttctttcaaaacaggaagggaaaaacaaaaaccagaaactcATGGTTCCACGTGGGATTTGAAAGCTGCAAAAAGATGAAATGTTTTAGTTTAGAAATCTCGATCCTGTTATTTGAGCAGCCACGGGCTGAGCACCACCTGTGCAAAGAGGAGGTGAGTGAACTCCCTCCCTCACCTTTCTGTCCCTACAGACAATGGCCCCGCGGGGAACCGGCGCACCGGGACTGCCACGGTGTACGTGACTGTGCTGGATGTCAACGACAACAGACCCAtcttcctgcagagcagctATGAAGTCAGCGTCCCCGAGGACATCCCGCCTGCCAGCAGCATCGTGCAGGCACGTGGCCCTTCCCTGGGACCCTGGGGTGGGAGGTGGGAGGCCCCCACCAACTGTGCCtgaccaggagctgctggaaggcCAGGGCAGAGATTTTCTCTCCCTGTGTTTTCCCTCGGGCAGGGTGAGATGCGTTCTTGCTCATCCACTCCTCTGCCAGTCCAGGCTGTGCATGCCAGGGAGAAGGcagcaaagaaaagggaaaattaagaaactcACCCCATTTCTGCAGGGGCTGAGAGGAGAAGAGCCAAGCCCTGTGCTGGCGAGGCCACTTTGGCTACATCCCTGCTTTCTCCCTCCTCCCAAGCAGAGCTCCCCATGGGAAGGGAGAAGAGTGCCTGCAAAGAGATGCTCGGAGAGGGGGGGAAACGCTCGGAGAGGGAGAAAAGCCTTTGGAGTTTGCTTTCAATTTTGTTCCTCTTTGAGGGAGCGGTGGGCAGAGCTGAATGGCTCAGTGAGCACGGAATGAATGCAGGCATTCACACAAGCTTCCACCACCCCTTCAAACCCAGGGCTCTTCTGGAGTGGGCACCAAAGGCTCTTTGCAGAGGGCCCTGGGAAGGCTCCTCCTGCCTTCAATACCTCTGCCGGCACCGGGAAAGGGACAGCTTTGTccctggctgtggcaggcaggaTGAGTCACCGGCAGAGAAGAAAGGAGCCTTTTGCCTCCTGCAACAAAGGTTTGCTGGGAGCCTGTGTCTGCTCCCAAGGGATCCTGTGGTTCCTCATCACCTGTTGTGCCATGGCATGGTGTACCTGATCTCTCTGGGATCAGGCATCAGTTTGCGATCCCAGGAtggagctgtgtccctgcacaggaaTCCTAAAATTGAGCCGATGTGGCAAactggaggaagggagggaactCGAGTCTGACTGGCAGCAAAGTGCCCTTTCTTAGAACCCACTTCCCAAAAGACGGGGATGCCCTTGGAAGTCCATGGCAAAGGAGAGGAAGTAATTGGGGGAAGTTGTTTTTCCACAGAATAGCATGGAAGAGAAACACAAATGAGCCATCACCCAGCTTTAGTTTAATTTACACCTTCAGTGTGAACCATTTGTACCGAAGGTCTCTCCTTTCAAATGCATCCCCAtatccccagggcagcaggagagtTTCTGAATGTTTCCCCATCCCTTTCTCCCAAaaccaggcagagcagggccagagAGCAGGAATGGGAATGCACTGACCACAGCAACCCACAGCTCACTGCATGGAGGAGGGTGAGGGACCAGGCAGCACGTGGGGTCAAGAGCTTCCCTCACCTGCTCGGGGGGAAGCTTCCACTGAGGATTGCTTTCTGTGGAGCAGCTTTGCCCTGGGCTGCCTCTCTTCAGGTAGCCAGGGTGCTCCCACTCTCTTCCAGGCTGTTTGTTCAGGTGGAGCCCAACTTGCACAATGTGCTCCAAAAGAAATGAAGCAGCAGGATTTTTTTGGACCACCGGGTGGTAGCTGTGCGTGGGTGTAGCTTGGATGCCTCCACCTTCCCTGGCAGGAAGCCGTAACCTGGAAAGCATTTGGGAACCTGACGTTGCAAAATCTCCTGTCACCTCACAGAGCCACTGCCTGGAAATGAGTTTCTCAAAGGGTCTCAGGATACCAAGGAACGCTTGAGAAGTGAGCCAAAAGCTTGGAAAAGAGTAGCAGGGCAAGGTCACATTTTGGTGGACTCCATGATGTCCCAGTCCTGGCTGGCGGAGAAGCCTCTGGGACAGGCCAGCGGGCCCTGAGACAGCAGCTGGCTCCTCCTGAAGCTGCTGATGGAGCACCTCAGGGAGCCCAGGCGCTTCCAGagcctcagctggggctggctggcaTCCACGGGGTGGTGGGGCAGGCACTCCCGGGGGCCGGAGAGGGACCGGCCCGGCGCCGCCACCTTGCAGAGGGTGACGAAGGTGAGGAGGGTGGCCAGGACCAGGAAGATGCAGACCAGCCCAACGATGATGAGCAGCCAGTCTGTCACCTCaggggatgtggcactgggtggcaCTGGCTCCAGAAGGAGAGGTGGGGTCGGGGAGGTCCCATTGCCAGAGTCCTCTGTGCTCATCTTCCCTGCAAGGTGATACAGAGAAGTGGCACAGGCAATTACCACGTGGGAGCTGGACAGACAGCCACCCTCTGGTTAAACTGATGGATTCTTCATACCCAAGATTCTCCCAGCCATGTTCTCAGTGGCACAGGGGGACAGGAGGTGT
Encoded proteins:
- the C7H10orf105 gene encoding uncharacterized protein C10orf105 homolog; translated protein: MSTEDSGNGTSPTPPLLLEPVPPSATSPEVTDWLLIIVGLVCIFLVLATLLTFVTLCKVAAPGRSLSGPRECLPHHPVDASQPQLRLWKRLGSLRCSISSFRRSQLLSQGPLACPRGFSASQDWDIMESTKM